From the Phyllobacterium sp. T1293 genome, the window AAGTCTCGTCGCGCGCAAACTGGCGCCGGTGCGGCGGTTTCTTGTGGCCTCACCGCGCTATATCGCCGAGCATGGGATGCCATGCTCCATTGCCGATCTCGACAATCATGTTTGCCTTGCCGCGCACAATGGTGATCCCTGGCGCCTGAATGGTCTGGATGGCAGCATATCACTACGCCCCACTGGGCCAATCCTGACCAATTCCAGCGAAGTGGTGCGGGCGGCGGTGCTTGGCGGTCTTGGAATTGCCTTGCGCTCAACATGGGATATCGGCCCGGAACTGGCATCGGGTCAGTTGTTGCGCGTGCTAGAAGATTATGCAGCATCAGGCAATATCGCCATCTATGCGATCTACCCTTCCCGGCAGTTTCTTCCGGCAAAGGTGCGGGTGTTCATCGACTATCTCGCTGCGCTTTACGGGCCCGTGGCATCATGGGACCGGGTCTGATCATTCGTCCTTGTGGGACTTGCGGATCGATTTGACCACAAACCACATGGCGATGATGGCGACAGGGACAAATGCCGCCGTGACAACGGAAGAATGCAGGTCCGGCGCATAGGCTTCGACGCCCTTGGCGAGATAATAGAACAGCCCCACCACGTAGTAGGAAATCGCCGCAACTGACAGCCCTTCGACAGTGCGTTGCAAACGCAATTGCAATTGCGCGCGCCGGTTCATCGAACTCAGCAGATCACGATTCTGCCGTTCCAGTTCCACATCGACAGAGGTGCGCAGCAGCGTTGCCGCACGAGAGAGTTTTTCAGACAGGTTTTCCTGACGCTCGCTGACCGAATAACAGGTGCGCATGGCCGGGGCCATACGGCGCTGAATAAAGGCCGCCCATGTCTCGTATCCGGTTACAGACTCTTCGTGCAGCGCCGCCAGCCGTTCCAGCACAATACCATCATAGGCACGGCTCGCGCCGAAGCGATAAAGGCTTGACGCAGCATCAGCTTCCAGTTCCGCCGCCAGCAACGTCAATTCATCCAAAAGCTTATGATTATCCGCATCCGCCGCACGCATTTCTGTTGTCAGCCCCGCCAGACGATCCTCAATACGGCGAATGCGCGGCGACAGGGAATGCGCCAGCGGCAGCCCGAGCATGGCAAGCGTTCGGTAGGTCTCTATTTCGATCACCCGCTGCGACAAGGCCCCGGCACGGGCGGGCGACAGACCATTGTCGAGAATGAGAATACGGGTCATCCCATCCTTATCCTGCCGAAAATCCGTGATGATCGAGGCAAGCCCATTTTCGACATCACTGTAGCACAGACTGGTCGGATCAAATTCCTCGATAACAGCGTCAGCCGCATTGTCTTTCCGGATAATCTCAAGCCGCACACCGTCGATGACCGTACCCGGAGGATTGAAACCATCGCCGAAAGGATGTTGTGCGGTCTGCCCCGTACGCGGCACGGGACCTTCCCACAGATAGGTCGAGAATTCCGTATGCCGTTCCCAGCGCAAAGTACCGTTGCCCCACGGCATAATATGGTGGCGGGCATCGCGGGCGGGCGGCGTGATACCAATGCTTCGGCTCAGTTCCGCAAGCACCGCATGATCGACGGTTGAGCCCGCTTCAGTCATGAAAGCGAGCTGGATGAGGAGGCGCGGCGAATCCACCAGCGGAT encodes:
- a CDS encoding DUF3422 family protein gives rise to the protein MKGKRLKTAAAFASAASSSGVMGFPGHAERSIALGEVHARPYPLVDSPRLLIQLAFMTEAGSTVDHAVLAELSRSIGITPPARDARHHIMPWGNGTLRWERHTEFSTYLWEGPVPRTGQTAQHPFGDGFNPPGTVIDGVRLEIIRKDNAADAVIEEFDPTSLCYSDVENGLASIITDFRQDKDGMTRILILDNGLSPARAGALSQRVIEIETYRTLAMLGLPLAHSLSPRIRRIEDRLAGLTTEMRAADADNHKLLDELTLLAAELEADAASSLYRFGASRAYDGIVLERLAALHEESVTGYETWAAFIQRRMAPAMRTCYSVSERQENLSEKLSRAATLLRTSVDVELERQNRDLLSSMNRRAQLQLRLQRTVEGLSVAAISYYVVGLFYYLAKGVEAYAPDLHSSVVTAAFVPVAIIAMWFVVKSIRKSHKDE